A region of the Labeo rohita strain BAU-BD-2019 chromosome 5, IGBB_LRoh.1.0, whole genome shotgun sequence genome:
cttATCAGAGCTCAAAAAGATGAGCCTGCGCCTTTAAATTGTCCGGCTGTTGTCATGGTAACCTGCGGGCCCGTGTTTTTTGCGACAGACCGTGTTCCGTGCCGCAGCACATCTTTAGCAGATGAATGCAGCATAAACGCATGTgagtatcatttatttattacatataatcTCATTTGATGtgcatataatatgtaatatgagAAGCGCGTGACGAGAGGCGAATGATAATATGTTCTGCGTGTTGAGCAGCTTTATATGTGGCCTTGCGTTTAAAGAATAGCCATGACATGAAATACAGGCagatttttgcatgtttatataaaaatgtaaattctccTTAAGTTCTTTAAACACTTCAACCTTCATAAAACGTATTACAATAGATTTTGGACACAGTACCATTGTTTTCTCATAAGTAACGTTACGTGCTATAAATACATGATATGATCATCAGAATGTTTTTCGTGTAACTTTAACAAAAGGGATACTGTGGAAATATCATGGTTTATGAATATGGTATTCATTCCGTATCATGGTATTACCATCTGATCCCATCGTTGTACCATGGTACTGCCATAATACCTTTTGCAAGGAATTTTGCAATGCATTCTATCAGAATGCTGTGAAATTAAACATTCTTTATAGCACATTTGCAGTatttctataattattattgagtTTTTTTAATGGCTGATACTAATCCAAGTATCTGGAGAGCAGGGTGTCTGACACCTATATGATAGTACAGTTTAATGGCAGAAAGTGAGACGTTTGCAGTCAGATTGTAGAACTGACACGAAACaatgtctgtttatttgcaATGTGGTTGGATCTGATGAAGGGAAACTGATGTGAAATGAGCAGGGCACACCAGATTCGGCATTGGAAAAACTGATAGACAATACAGcattcctgtagctcaaacaaTGCCAAAGTCAGGTTTAATttccagggaatgcatgaactgatcaaATGTGCAACTTGTATGCAAAGTAAGtcgctttgaataaaagcatctgccaaatgcataaatgtaagaATCAGCAACATCAAATAGAGTTAATATATCTATTAAtcctaaattacaattatttacacATTGTCATCTGTCTGCATGCTTtaagtaatacaatttaaattctgccaATTAACCAATAAGAAACATGGCAAACAGTACTTACCATACtgaaaaagtaagtaaatttgtatttgtgatcctgaaccacaaaaccagtcataagtagcacggatatatttgtagcagtagccaacaatacactgaattggtcaaaattatagatttttcttttatgccaaaaatcattaggatattaagtaaagatcatgttccgtgaagctattttataaatgtcctaccgtaaatatatcaaaatgtaatttttgattattaacatGCAGTGTATGTTGTTATACTTACAACCGTAAATACTCATATTAGCCAAATATCAGCTAAAGATCAGCCTGGAAGATATATTTGTCTGTAActaattatagttttgttttgttttgttttttcccccagcGTTTTATTGTTATGGATATGCCCACTGGTTGAGCGTCACTGCACTTAGTCATGGAAACATCACGTTTACATCCTTCTGCATTTTAGTCAGCAGCAGGTGATGCTGTTATGCAACATGCAGCCCTGGAGTTACTGGAAGAGTCCTGTCAGTGGGCCTTCCTGAATCCAGGGGGTTTCCAAGCCCACCCATGCCTGTCATTCCCATCCCACGGAGGGTTCGCTCCTTCCATGGCCCTCACACTACCTGCATGCACTCCGCCTGTGGTCCGGCACGCACCGCCCAACTGGTACGCACCAAATACAACAACTTTGACCTGTACCTGAAGTCTCGATGGATGTATAGTTTCGTCCGATTCCTTCTATATTTTGGCTGCAGTCTTTTTACCTCCCTCCTCTGGGTGGCACTGTCTGCACTCTTCTGCCTGCAGTATATCAGCGTGCGAATTTTCCTTCGCCTTCAGTACAAGCTGTCCGTCATTCTCCTGCTGCTGGGTCACCGCCGGCTGGACTTCGGCATCATCAATGATCTGTTTATATACAGCATGCATGTTACAATGTTTCTGATCGGAGGCCTTGGATGGTGTTTCATGGTCTTTGTAGATATGTGAGATCAGACTGGCTGTATGATCACTGTTAAAAGACAAGTCGAAAGATGTGTTTTTTGAGCATGCAACTTTTACACATCATGACAGAACTGAGAACATGTGtgcaacacttttaaaaagagcTGAAATCTTTTTTCCACCCATCTCATTCCAGTGTAAGAAAAGTGTGcatgtttgttctttttttctttttaggttttatattaattaaatgtgttgtaTTCTAACACTGTGCATAGAGGAATatgatttacattttgtttttaatgtcagtaACCCAatgtttcatacatttttagatCTGCATATGCCTCGATTTAATGCTTACGTTTGCTTGAAAAGGTGGTCTTTTATCACGGTACTTCTTCCTTCCATTTTCACGCAGAAATATCCTTCACTAATGGCCTCTTTCAGCTTATATGCGGCAGTCAGACCATATTATTTGTATGGTGCCAATCAGAGCATGAGTCTGATGTCCCATGTTGCATTAGTGTGGTGTTATTGGCGCCAGCCTGGTATGAAAGTAAAGTGAGTGAGTACAATCTCCTATTGTTTGAGGATCAAACATCATATGCCTCATACTTGGCCAAGCACGCTCTTTTGTTCTGAAACTGAACGGACACCAGTGACATTTCAGACAAGCCATTGTACAGCTCAACCCAGAAGGGTCAGTGCCCTGATGAACTGACACATGTACAGCTACCTGTGTCAAATGGCCGAACTCTCTTGGAGGGACACATATCTACTAGTGCAGACATGCTTCAATGGTTGTTGTGGTGTAGCACAGTTCAATAACATCTCAGGAACAGCATTAAAACACTATGAATAAAAATGGTGTAAATCTCATCTGtgtgtgcaattattatttCTGTGTATAATAAATGTGTCCCAGTCAACTGTTTCCTAATTCTGTTTCAAAGAGATGTACTAAGATATTGGTGTTTTTGACCAATATGGGTTTTTGTGGccaatatatttacttttaaaaaaaatggcaaattttttaatattggctttcaaatccacaaaaaaaaaccctgtgcTGATATATGACCATAACACAATcttagaaattaattaattaggaTTGTCTCAAAGGCCCTCTTATCAGGATTTATCATTaccatttcaaaaacattacttcAGAATTAGCAATGGATTAGGTCAGTGTTTTTCAAATCTTGCACTGGAGGGCCAATGcattgcagagtttagctccagccctgatcaaactcacctaccTCTGATTTTCTAATGGTCCTGAAGACATTAGACTCATTCGAGATGCATCAGCACTAAGCAGAATGATCGGcgtatgacatcaaagtatTGCAAGAGCAATTCTAAAGCATAAAGAGTCGTCTGCTCCAATGGCTCTCacggtactttgatgtcatacgCCCATCATTCTGCGCAGCGCCGATGCATCTCGAATGAGCCTATTGATTAGCCTGCTCAGGTGAGattgattagggttagagctaaactgcAAGAAAAATGGACCTCATGGTCCAGATTTGAGGATTCCTGGATGTTTCTGAGATGTTCCTAGAGAAGGAATGCCTAAACTTGGTcttggagggctggtgtcctgcagagtttagttccaaccccaattagacacacctgaaccagctaataaaGCTCTAACTAGGCATTCTAGAAATGttctggcaggtgtgttgaggcaagttgaatctaaactctgcaggacaccggccctccaggaccgagtttagGCATCCCTGCCTTAGAGCATAGGtcttcaaccctgctcctggggacccactgtcctgcagagcttggctccaaccctaatcaaacacacctgaaccagctaatcaaggtcttcaagaTCACTTGAAAAGTCACAGGCAAGGTGTGCTGAAGCAGGTTAGaaataaactttgcaggacagttgggtctccaggagcagggttgaagaCTTATGCactagagcaggggtgcccaaacttggtcctggagggctggtgtcctgcagagtgtagctccaaccctaattagacacacctaaacca
Encoded here:
- the LOC127164817 gene encoding transmembrane protein 250, with protein sequence MPVIPIPRRVRSFHGPHTTCMHSACGPARTAQLVRTKYNNFDLYLKSRWMYSFVRFLLYFGCSLFTSLLWVALSALFCLQYISVRIFLRLQYKLSVILLLLGHRRLDFGIINDLFIYSMHVTMFLIGGLGWCFMVFVDM